Proteins from one Chitinophaga oryzae genomic window:
- the polA gene encoding DNA polymerase I produces MQKKLFLLDAMALIYRAYYALIRNPRLTSTGRNTNAQFGFTTTLLDLINKEKPTHLAVAFDTHAPTERHTTFTDYKANRQDAPEDLLDALPDIKRIIEGFNIPVVEIDGYEADDVIGTLAWQAADAGYTVYMVTPDKDYGQLVKENVFIYKPPYMGSKEEILGPKEVCEKWQIKDVHQVIDILGLMGDAVDNIPGIAGVGEKTAMKLLAQYETLENVLANADAIGGKMGEKIKAGHDNALLSKELATIITNVPVTFHEEDFSLTGIHKEKLTEIFTELEFKTLGKRVLGDGFSFSGGAPEPKAKVVQTDLFGQAVETAVAEEPAEAPAFLAPDKNINNTPHNYLLIDTPEKRAALLADLLQQQEVAFDTETTGTDANEADIVGMSFAYKKGEAYYIPLPADYDAARAIMHEFKPLFEHPSLTLVGQNIKYDMLVLKWYGLEVTTALFDTMLAHYLIEPEGRRSMDALSAQYLQYEPVAIETLIGKKGKGQGTMRDVEVEKIKEYASEDADITLQLKHTFVPMLPEKAVEKVFYDVENPLVKVLTDMEFEGVRIDTLALADYSRELETEIKRAEESVYEQAGVRFKLASPKQLGEVLFEKLQLDPKAKKTRTGQYATGEDVLAKLANKHKIVDDILIFRELSKLKSTYVDALPLMINKRTNRVHTSYNQAVAVTGRLSSNNPNLQNIPIRTDRGREVRKAFVPRNEEFVLLSADYSQIELRIIAAIAQDEQMMSAFREKIDIHAATAAKVYNVELDAVTSDMRRNAKSVNFGIIYGVSAFGLSENLGIARSEAKTLIDNYFTQYPSIKKYMDDQIQFAQTNGYVQTMLGRKRWLKDINSSNAVVRGYAERNAINMPIQGTAADMIKLAMISVHKAFKERNLKSRMILQVHDELVFDAHRSELEIIKPLILDCMRNALPLAVPVEAEMGIGENWLQAH; encoded by the coding sequence ATGCAAAAGAAATTATTTTTACTCGACGCTATGGCCTTGATTTACAGGGCTTACTACGCGCTGATCAGAAATCCCAGGCTTACCAGCACAGGTCGCAATACCAATGCCCAATTTGGTTTTACGACCACCCTGCTGGACCTTATCAATAAGGAAAAACCTACCCATCTGGCTGTTGCGTTTGACACGCATGCGCCCACCGAACGCCATACCACTTTCACCGACTATAAAGCCAATCGCCAGGACGCTCCGGAAGATCTGCTGGACGCCCTCCCTGATATTAAACGGATCATCGAAGGGTTTAATATCCCGGTAGTGGAAATTGATGGTTACGAAGCCGATGACGTGATCGGGACGCTCGCCTGGCAGGCTGCTGACGCCGGTTATACTGTGTACATGGTAACACCCGACAAAGACTACGGCCAGCTGGTGAAAGAAAACGTATTCATCTACAAACCTCCCTATATGGGCAGCAAAGAAGAGATTCTGGGCCCGAAGGAAGTATGCGAGAAATGGCAGATCAAAGATGTACACCAGGTGATTGACATCCTCGGCCTCATGGGCGATGCGGTGGATAATATCCCCGGGATCGCCGGCGTGGGCGAAAAAACAGCCATGAAACTGCTGGCCCAGTACGAAACCCTGGAAAACGTACTGGCCAATGCCGACGCCATCGGCGGCAAAATGGGAGAGAAGATCAAAGCCGGTCACGACAACGCACTGCTGTCCAAAGAACTGGCCACCATCATCACCAATGTGCCGGTTACCTTCCATGAAGAAGATTTTTCCCTGACCGGTATCCATAAAGAGAAATTAACCGAAATCTTTACCGAACTGGAATTTAAAACCCTCGGTAAAAGAGTGCTGGGAGATGGTTTCTCCTTTAGCGGCGGCGCGCCCGAACCCAAAGCCAAAGTGGTGCAAACAGACCTCTTCGGCCAGGCCGTGGAAACAGCCGTGGCGGAAGAACCAGCCGAAGCCCCCGCCTTCCTGGCGCCGGATAAAAACATCAACAACACACCACATAACTACCTGCTGATCGATACGCCGGAAAAACGCGCCGCACTGCTGGCCGATCTCCTGCAACAGCAGGAAGTGGCCTTCGATACCGAAACTACCGGCACCGATGCCAACGAAGCGGACATAGTGGGCATGAGCTTCGCTTACAAAAAAGGGGAGGCCTATTACATTCCCCTGCCGGCGGATTATGACGCCGCCCGTGCGATCATGCATGAGTTCAAACCGCTCTTCGAACATCCGTCTCTCACCCTGGTAGGCCAGAATATCAAATACGATATGCTGGTGCTCAAATGGTACGGCCTGGAAGTGACCACCGCGCTGTTCGACACCATGCTGGCGCACTACCTCATTGAACCGGAAGGCCGCAGAAGCATGGACGCCCTGAGCGCCCAATACCTGCAGTACGAGCCCGTGGCCATCGAAACGCTGATCGGCAAAAAAGGAAAAGGGCAGGGCACCATGCGCGATGTGGAAGTGGAGAAAATCAAGGAATATGCCTCCGAAGATGCAGACATCACCCTGCAGCTGAAACATACCTTCGTGCCCATGCTGCCGGAAAAAGCAGTGGAGAAAGTATTTTACGATGTGGAAAATCCGCTGGTGAAAGTACTGACCGACATGGAGTTTGAAGGCGTACGCATCGATACGCTGGCGCTGGCAGACTACTCCCGCGAACTGGAAACGGAAATCAAACGCGCAGAGGAAAGCGTATATGAACAGGCCGGCGTAAGGTTTAAACTGGCGTCTCCCAAACAACTGGGCGAAGTGCTGTTTGAAAAACTGCAACTGGACCCTAAAGCCAAGAAAACAAGGACAGGACAATACGCCACCGGTGAAGACGTGCTGGCGAAGCTGGCCAACAAACACAAGATCGTGGATGATATCCTGATCTTCCGTGAACTGAGCAAGCTGAAATCTACCTACGTAGACGCGTTGCCGTTAATGATCAACAAACGGACCAACCGCGTGCATACGTCCTACAACCAGGCCGTGGCCGTCACCGGCCGCCTGAGCTCCAATAATCCCAACCTGCAGAATATTCCGATCCGGACAGACCGCGGACGGGAAGTGAGAAAGGCGTTTGTTCCGCGCAATGAAGAATTTGTACTGCTGTCTGCCGACTACTCGCAGATTGAACTGCGTATCATTGCAGCCATCGCGCAGGACGAGCAGATGATGAGCGCCTTCCGTGAGAAAATAGATATCCACGCGGCCACGGCAGCCAAAGTGTACAACGTTGAACTGGACGCCGTTACTTCAGATATGCGCCGGAACGCGAAAAGCGTCAACTTCGGTATTATCTACGGGGTGAGCGCCTTCGGCCTGTCCGAAAACCTGGGCATCGCCAGAAGCGAAGCAAAAACCCTCATCGACAACTATTTCACGCAGTATCCGTCTATCAAAAAATACATGGACGATCAGATACAATTTGCGCAAACTAACGGTTACGTACAAACGATGCTCGGACGCAAGCGGTGGCTGAAAGATATCAACTCTTCCAATGCCGTAGTACGTGGCTATGCGGAAAGGAACGCGATCAACATGCCTATCCAGGGCACGGCCGCCGACATGATCAAACTGGCCATGATCTCGGTCCACAAGGCGTTTAAGGAAAGGAACCTGAAATCCAGGATGATCCTGCAGGTGCATGACGAATTGGTATTCGACGCCCATCGCTCTGAACTGGAAATTATTAAACCCCTGATATTGGATTGTATGCGTAATGCGCTGCCATTGGCCGTTCCCGTTGAAGCTGAAATGGGCATCGGTGAAAACTGGCTGCAGGCCCACTAA
- a CDS encoding arsenate reductase family protein, whose amino-acid sequence MNKIYHLSTCNTCKKILEEIKAKERGIELQDIKTEKITPGQLDEMHTLAGSYEALFSRRSQKYRPMGLHEKSLTEQDYRDLILQEYSFLKRPVGIAGNRIYIGAEVKNM is encoded by the coding sequence ATGAACAAGATATATCATTTGTCGACCTGTAATACCTGCAAAAAAATTCTCGAAGAAATAAAAGCCAAAGAAAGGGGGATAGAACTGCAGGACATCAAAACGGAAAAAATCACGCCCGGGCAACTGGACGAGATGCATACGCTGGCTGGCAGCTATGAAGCCCTTTTCAGCCGGAGGTCACAGAAGTACAGGCCCATGGGACTTCATGAGAAAAGCCTGACGGAGCAGGATTACCGGGACCTGATACTACAGGAATATTCTTTCCTGAAAAGGCCGGTGGGTATTGCCGGTAACAGGATTTATATCGGGGCGGAAGTGAAAAACATGTAA
- a CDS encoding glycosyltransferase → MPLDWGLGHATRDIPLIHEMLNAGAQVFIAAEGKHAALLKQEFPEITILPLPGYRIQYAQKGKFFGMKIIQQIPKIYNAVKYEQRWLKKIVKEYQIDAVISDNRFGLSHKDIPTVFITHQLLIKTPFGGWIERTLQKINYNFIRKYSACWIPDFAGDNNLSGELAHPAKLPPNTTYIGCLSRFEPQPDVEKKYDLLVLISGPEPQRTNLEKLVLEQVKDLSLKALIVSGKPGTPFHEEVAPGVTHVNHLNAKALNEAMLASDMVLSRSGYTTLMDLVKLNKKAILVPTPGQSEQVYLGEYLMEKGYFYSVVQEKFDLKTALEEASRFPFKSFQHEQDMSLYREVVRQFVQKLR, encoded by the coding sequence GTGCCTCTGGACTGGGGCCTGGGACACGCCACCCGCGATATTCCCCTCATCCATGAAATGCTAAACGCAGGCGCACAGGTTTTTATTGCTGCCGAAGGCAAACATGCCGCACTGCTGAAACAGGAATTCCCGGAAATTACCATTTTACCGCTGCCCGGATACCGCATTCAATACGCGCAGAAAGGCAAGTTCTTCGGAATGAAGATCATACAACAAATTCCCAAGATATATAACGCAGTGAAATACGAGCAACGGTGGCTCAAAAAGATCGTGAAAGAATATCAGATCGACGCCGTGATCTCGGACAACCGCTTCGGACTGTCCCATAAAGACATCCCTACCGTGTTCATCACCCATCAGCTCCTGATCAAAACCCCTTTCGGCGGCTGGATTGAGCGAACACTGCAGAAAATCAACTATAATTTCATCCGCAAATACAGCGCCTGCTGGATCCCGGACTTCGCCGGCGACAACAACCTCTCCGGTGAACTGGCCCATCCGGCAAAACTCCCGCCCAACACTACCTACATCGGATGTCTTAGCCGTTTCGAGCCCCAACCGGATGTCGAAAAAAAATACGACCTCCTCGTGCTCATCTCAGGACCGGAACCCCAGCGCACCAACCTGGAAAAGCTGGTACTGGAACAGGTGAAAGACCTCTCCCTGAAGGCGCTCATCGTCAGCGGCAAACCGGGCACACCCTTTCATGAAGAGGTAGCTCCCGGCGTAACGCACGTTAACCATCTGAACGCCAAGGCGTTAAACGAAGCCATGCTGGCTTCTGACATGGTGCTGAGCCGCTCCGGCTATACCACCCTGATGGATCTTGTGAAACTCAACAAAAAAGCGATCCTGGTACCCACACCAGGCCAGTCTGAACAGGTATATCTGGGAGAATACCTCATGGAGAAAGGGTATTTCTATTCAGTCGTACAGGAAAAATTCGACCTGAAGACGGCCCTGGAGGAAGCTTCCCGCTTTCCGTTCAAATCTTTCCAGCACGAACAGGACATGTCGCTTTACCGGGAAGTGGTCAGGCAGTTTGTCCAAAAACTACGTTGA
- a CDS encoding formimidoylglutamase: MADFLHLQDFLQPVSKAFLNDDQEYDAFQIGGVIDAYEEEHHPDLDAADIVLLGVGEERGSASGKTGTSGPDAIRREFFKLYNWHRDIRLADVGNLRSGAFLADAYAAMKTVVGELIQANKTVLILGGSHDLTYPQYKAYAAHQLIIEATVADALIDLQEESAHRSERYLMDILTEQPNYLRHYNHLGFQSYFVHPRMLETLDKLRFDCFRLGRIRENMEEAEPVLRHSDLFSLDINIIRHTDAPANSLSPNGFSGEEACSLARYAGMSSRLSSFGIYGYRPEKDKEQLTARQIAQMMWYFMDGRSVKNKEALLDDRDAFWEFHIAFSDIETVFLKSKRTGRWWMQLPDQEFVPCAYNDYLLASNNEMPERWLRHQERL, from the coding sequence ATGGCAGATTTTTTGCACCTGCAGGATTTTTTGCAACCTGTTTCCAAAGCTTTTCTGAACGATGATCAGGAGTATGACGCCTTCCAGATCGGGGGTGTGATAGACGCTTATGAGGAAGAGCATCATCCGGACCTGGATGCTGCCGATATTGTGTTGCTTGGAGTGGGAGAAGAGAGAGGCAGTGCCAGTGGTAAAACCGGCACCAGCGGCCCCGATGCCATCCGGCGCGAGTTCTTTAAGCTCTACAACTGGCACCGCGATATCCGCCTGGCCGACGTGGGCAATCTGCGCTCCGGCGCTTTCCTGGCCGATGCTTACGCCGCCATGAAAACAGTGGTGGGGGAACTGATACAGGCCAACAAAACCGTACTGATACTCGGGGGCTCTCACGACCTTACCTACCCGCAATACAAAGCATATGCTGCGCATCAGCTGATCATCGAAGCCACCGTGGCAGATGCGCTGATCGACCTGCAGGAGGAGTCCGCCCACCGCAGTGAAAGGTACCTGATGGATATCCTTACAGAACAACCCAATTATCTCCGTCATTACAACCACCTGGGATTTCAGAGCTATTTCGTACATCCGCGCATGTTAGAAACGCTGGACAAGCTGCGTTTCGACTGTTTTCGTTTAGGCCGTATCCGTGAGAATATGGAAGAAGCGGAGCCGGTATTGCGCCACTCGGACCTGTTCAGCCTGGACATCAATATCATCCGGCATACCGATGCGCCGGCCAACAGCCTCTCTCCCAACGGCTTCAGCGGCGAAGAAGCCTGCTCGCTGGCCCGTTATGCAGGGATGAGCAGCCGCTTGTCTTCCTTCGGCATTTATGGCTACCGGCCTGAAAAAGATAAGGAACAACTCACAGCCCGCCAGATAGCGCAGATGATGTGGTATTTTATGGACGGCCGCTCCGTCAAAAACAAAGAAGCCCTGCTGGATGACAGGGATGCCTTCTGGGAATTTCATATAGCCTTCTCCGATATAGAAACCGTTTTCCTGAAAAGCAAACGTACCGGCCGCTGGTGGATGCAGCTCCCCGACCAGGAGTTTGTGCCCTGCGCGTACAATGATTACCTGCTGGCCAGCAATAACGAAATGCCGGAACGCTGGCTGCGGCACCAGGAGAGACTTTAA
- a CDS encoding lysozyme inhibitor LprI family protein, with protein sequence MRLPILILAVLLCGNAYSQSRQTALDTLENRYQRCLSAGSNSYGCALVYYKQLDSLLHTTLQRLYSQIDPNRLHTLQTEQGAWEEKKDAYFRKIDERVEKMHKSTMNGLDDDMISTDNKAAYVKDRVTALLDFEI encoded by the coding sequence ATGAGACTCCCTATCCTAATCCTGGCGGTATTGCTATGTGGTAATGCCTATAGCCAGTCCCGCCAGACAGCACTGGACACACTCGAAAACCGCTATCAGCGTTGCCTGTCAGCAGGCAGCAACAGTTACGGCTGCGCCCTTGTATATTATAAACAACTGGACAGCCTCCTCCACACCACGTTACAGCGCCTTTACAGCCAGATCGACCCTAACAGGCTGCACACCCTTCAGACAGAACAGGGGGCGTGGGAAGAGAAAAAAGATGCGTATTTCCGCAAAATAGACGAGCGGGTGGAGAAAATGCACAAAAGCACGATGAACGGGCTGGACGATGATATGATCTCTACAGATAACAAGGCGGCTTATGTAAAAGACCGGGTTACCGCACTCCTGGATTTTGAAATTTAG
- a CDS encoding lysozyme inhibitor LprI family protein, with the protein MKSLLITLLFVAGSLTGMAQTQSDMNKQAGQEYKEADKKLNTIYQEILKKYAANKTFITNFREAQRLWVQLRDAQLKAMYPGPAKSYGSMFPMCKATYLTELTNQRTEAIRVWLNGLPPGETCTGSVGATE; encoded by the coding sequence ATGAAGTCACTTCTCATTACATTGTTATTCGTGGCGGGCAGTCTCACCGGGATGGCCCAAACCCAGTCGGATATGAACAAACAAGCCGGACAGGAATACAAAGAGGCAGATAAGAAGCTGAATACCATATACCAGGAGATTCTGAAAAAATATGCGGCCAATAAAACGTTTATTACCAATTTCCGGGAAGCGCAGCGGCTGTGGGTGCAACTACGCGACGCACAGCTGAAAGCGATGTATCCCGGGCCCGCCAAAAGTTACGGCAGCATGTTCCCCATGTGCAAAGCCACCTATCTCACAGAACTGACCAATCAACGTACAGAAGCTATACGGGTGTGGCTCAATGGCCTGCCTCCCGGTGAAACCTGCACCGGTTCTGTCGGCGCTACGGAATAG
- a CDS encoding class I SAM-dependent methyltransferase translates to MHDEQHYLAANKALWNKRAAVHVNSSFYDVPAFLEGRNSLNSIELALLGDVGGKRILHLQCHFGQDTLSLARMGAKVTGVDLSDVAIAEATRLTSELNLFHQATFICSDIYSLPVHLHDKFDIVFTSYGTIGWLPDLNKWAGVVQHFLKPGGVFVMAEFHPVVWMFDDQFTRVQYDYFNTETIVENNTDTYTDAEAAADVKGVSYSWNHPLSDVIGSLLAQGLQLQVLQEFDYSPYNCFQHTTGENGHFQIKGMEGKLPMVYAFKFLKP, encoded by the coding sequence ATGCACGACGAACAACATTACCTGGCAGCTAATAAAGCACTGTGGAACAAACGTGCAGCCGTGCACGTTAACTCTTCCTTTTACGATGTGCCGGCTTTCCTGGAAGGGCGTAATTCGCTCAACAGTATTGAGCTGGCATTGCTGGGCGATGTCGGGGGAAAACGCATCCTGCATCTGCAATGTCATTTCGGGCAGGATACGCTTTCCCTGGCGCGCATGGGCGCCAAAGTAACAGGAGTGGACCTCTCCGATGTGGCAATAGCCGAAGCAACCAGGCTGACTTCCGAGCTAAACCTTTTCCACCAGGCCACGTTCATCTGCTCGGACATTTATAGCCTCCCCGTACACCTGCACGACAAGTTCGATATCGTGTTCACCTCCTACGGCACTATCGGCTGGCTGCCCGACCTGAACAAATGGGCCGGCGTAGTGCAGCATTTCCTGAAGCCGGGCGGCGTTTTTGTCATGGCAGAATTCCATCCGGTCGTATGGATGTTTGACGATCAGTTCACCCGCGTGCAATATGATTATTTCAATACAGAAACGATCGTGGAGAACAATACCGACACTTATACAGATGCCGAAGCGGCCGCAGATGTGAAAGGTGTTTCCTATTCCTGGAACCATCCGCTGAGCGATGTCATTGGTTCCCTGCTGGCGCAGGGCCTGCAGTTACAGGTGCTGCAGGAATTTGACTATTCCCCGTATAACTGTTTTCAGCATACCACCGGAGAAAACGGGCATTTCCAGATCAAAGGCATGGAGGGCAAGCTGCCCATGGTGTACGCATTTAAGTTCCTTAAACCTTAA
- a CDS encoding M16 family metallopeptidase, with amino-acid sequence MNRTIPPPIKDAVEFDIKLKPYEKFTLDNGIPVYVIKSEEQETLQLELIFPAGSWYESESLEATATNFLMKNGTSKRTALEINEAIDYHGAYLNRNAYHENATFTLHCLTKHTEVLLPVLQDVILDPVFPEEELQLYKQNQKQKLAVNLQKCDFVANRFIDKYLFGEFHPYGRVSSMMAYDALQTETLRAFYQKHYTYNNCRIFVAGNMPANMLELLNKHFGSTQWNGETSLTRLDLPVQPAEEKKFRIFNDENGVQGAIRIARPFPNRYHPDFPKMLVLNTILGGYFGSRLMSNIREDKGYTYGIYSQLYNFRQVSAINIQTEAGRDVCEATIEEVYKELQRLQNEAVPQEELDLVRNYMIGSILGDLDGAFQLIQRWKNLILNDLDENYFYNNIQTIKNITAEELQHLAKQYLTPGDFYELVVI; translated from the coding sequence ATGAACAGAACGATTCCTCCTCCCATTAAAGACGCTGTGGAGTTTGATATAAAACTGAAACCTTACGAGAAATTCACACTGGACAACGGTATTCCCGTTTATGTGATTAAATCGGAAGAGCAGGAAACACTCCAGCTGGAACTGATATTTCCGGCAGGGTCGTGGTATGAAAGTGAAAGCCTGGAAGCCACCGCTACCAACTTTCTCATGAAAAACGGGACCAGCAAAAGGACCGCGCTGGAGATCAACGAAGCCATCGACTATCATGGCGCCTATCTCAACCGGAACGCCTATCACGAAAACGCCACCTTCACCCTGCACTGCCTTACCAAACATACGGAGGTGCTGCTGCCGGTGCTGCAGGACGTGATCCTTGATCCGGTATTTCCGGAAGAAGAGCTGCAGCTCTACAAACAAAACCAGAAACAGAAACTGGCTGTCAATCTCCAGAAATGTGACTTTGTGGCCAACCGCTTTATCGATAAATACCTGTTTGGCGAATTCCATCCCTATGGCCGCGTGAGCAGCATGATGGCCTATGACGCCCTACAGACAGAAACGCTGCGCGCTTTCTATCAAAAGCACTATACGTACAATAACTGCCGCATTTTTGTGGCCGGCAACATGCCCGCCAATATGCTGGAACTGCTGAATAAACACTTCGGCAGCACCCAATGGAACGGCGAAACCAGCCTTACCAGGCTGGACCTTCCGGTACAACCCGCTGAGGAAAAGAAATTCCGCATCTTCAATGATGAAAACGGGGTGCAGGGCGCCATCCGTATCGCCCGGCCGTTCCCGAACCGCTACCATCCCGACTTCCCCAAAATGCTGGTGCTCAACACCATCCTGGGCGGATACTTCGGCTCCCGCCTGATGAGCAATATCCGGGAAGACAAAGGATATACCTACGGCATCTATTCCCAGCTGTACAACTTCCGGCAGGTGAGCGCCATAAACATCCAGACCGAAGCCGGCCGGGACGTGTGCGAAGCTACCATCGAAGAAGTGTACAAAGAGCTGCAGCGCCTGCAAAATGAGGCTGTGCCGCAGGAAGAGCTGGACCTGGTACGCAACTATATGATCGGTTCCATTCTGGGCGACCTGGACGGAGCGTTCCAGCTGATACAACGCTGGAAAAACCTGATCCTCAACGACCTGGACGAAAACTATTTTTACAACAATATTCAGACGATCAAGAACATCACCGCAGAAGAATTACAACATCTCGCCAAACAATACCTTACACCCGGCGACTTCTATGAACTGGTGGTGATCTGA
- a CDS encoding M16 family metallopeptidase, with product MIHYNKFTLANGLRVVVHEDHTTPMAVLNVLYDVGARDENPQQTGFAHLFEHLMFGGSVNIPEYDEPLQMAGGENNAYTTSDLTNYYIQLPAENIETAFWLESDRMLSLAFSEKSLDVQRKVVSEEFKEHYINKPYGDVWHKMRELAYSTHPYRWMTIGKELSHIENAQLEDVKAFFFKFYRPVNAILSVAGNVTVEQVKTLAEKWFGDIPSGEKYTRNLPVEPPQDAAHKLEVKANVPLDALYKCYHMYPRSDKRYYAADLISDILGGGSSSRLHQVLVKEKKLFSNIDCYHFGSLDAGLLTIEGKLVKGVKMKDAEKAIQTELEKLQGEVIAERELQKVKNRVESLLAFEDMSLLNRANNLAFYELLGDAGLMNKEFENYEVVTAEDIHREAQLLFDEKNANTIYYYAENQG from the coding sequence ATGATTCATTATAATAAATTTACATTAGCTAATGGGTTGCGGGTAGTGGTACATGAAGACCACACTACGCCCATGGCTGTATTAAACGTACTGTACGACGTAGGCGCAAGAGACGAGAATCCTCAACAGACCGGTTTTGCCCACTTATTCGAACACCTCATGTTTGGCGGGTCTGTGAACATCCCGGAATATGACGAGCCGCTGCAGATGGCAGGAGGGGAGAACAACGCCTACACCACCAGCGACCTCACCAACTACTACATACAACTGCCGGCGGAAAACATCGAAACCGCTTTCTGGCTGGAAAGCGACCGGATGCTGTCGCTCGCCTTCAGTGAAAAAAGCCTGGACGTACAACGCAAAGTGGTATCGGAGGAATTTAAGGAACACTATATCAACAAGCCTTATGGCGACGTTTGGCATAAGATGCGGGAGCTGGCATACAGCACGCACCCGTACCGCTGGATGACCATCGGTAAAGAACTGTCGCATATCGAAAATGCGCAGCTGGAAGATGTAAAAGCCTTCTTCTTTAAGTTTTACCGGCCGGTCAACGCCATTCTTTCCGTAGCGGGCAATGTGACCGTGGAACAGGTGAAAACGCTGGCCGAAAAATGGTTTGGCGACATCCCCTCCGGAGAAAAATACACCCGCAACCTGCCGGTAGAGCCGCCGCAGGACGCAGCACACAAACTGGAAGTAAAAGCCAACGTACCACTGGACGCGCTGTACAAATGCTACCATATGTACCCCCGCTCCGACAAACGGTACTACGCGGCCGACCTTATCTCCGATATCCTCGGCGGCGGCAGCTCTTCCCGGCTGCACCAGGTACTGGTAAAAGAGAAAAAACTCTTTAGCAATATCGACTGCTATCATTTCGGCAGCCTCGACGCCGGCCTGCTCACCATCGAAGGTAAACTGGTCAAAGGCGTGAAAATGAAAGACGCCGAAAAAGCCATACAAACGGAACTGGAAAAACTGCAGGGCGAAGTGATCGCAGAACGCGAATTGCAAAAGGTGAAAAACCGTGTGGAAAGCCTGCTTGCCTTTGAAGACATGAGCCTGCTCAACAGGGCCAACAACCTGGCCTTTTATGAGCTGCTCGGCGATGCCGGCCTGATGAACAAAGAATTTGAAAACTATGAAGTGGTGACAGCAGAAGATATTCACCGGGAAGCACAGCTGCTCTTCGATGAAAAAAATGCCAACACCATTTACTATTACGCCGAAAACCAGGGATAA
- a CDS encoding aspartyl protease family protein: MWRTLVTVICLCCNLFLPAFAQRKNAATAAADNSKPLAVIPFRMIGKHVVLPVVLSGSTDTLRFVFDSGAEVTVLHKRIAEKMRINSGRQAFMSGTNNAMVKTPVVTINALYLNELRLPYVNAYLENLDNLGDIDGVIGVTLMKLYIVKIDYRQQQLVLYRNGKTPAGNTGRLLHFQLNYSTPVIDAAITMPDGRHLPGHYHITTGGDYGILFNWPYVDSNRINSLPTINTDRVQDMVRILYYINSTIPSLQLGGKTMNNVPVSYCKDINDVGVFTEIAGSVGYEVWKQFTITINYGKKELYLE, translated from the coding sequence ATGTGGCGTACTCTGGTGACTGTAATATGCTTATGCTGTAATTTATTCCTGCCTGCTTTCGCACAACGAAAAAACGCTGCCACCGCAGCGGCAGACAACAGCAAACCGCTGGCTGTGATCCCCTTCCGCATGATCGGCAAACATGTGGTGCTGCCGGTCGTTCTCTCCGGCAGTACAGACACCCTGCGCTTTGTATTTGACTCCGGCGCCGAAGTCACCGTACTCCATAAACGCATCGCCGAAAAAATGCGGATCAACAGCGGACGCCAGGCTTTTATGAGCGGCACCAACAATGCCATGGTAAAAACGCCGGTAGTTACCATCAATGCACTGTACCTGAACGAATTACGACTTCCTTACGTCAACGCCTACCTCGAAAACCTGGACAACCTCGGCGATATCGACGGCGTCATCGGCGTAACCCTGATGAAACTGTACATCGTAAAGATCGACTACCGGCAACAACAGCTGGTACTGTACCGCAATGGTAAAACACCCGCCGGCAACACCGGGCGGCTGCTGCATTTCCAGCTCAATTACTCCACGCCGGTGATAGATGCCGCCATCACCATGCCCGACGGCCGCCACCTTCCCGGGCATTATCACATCACCACCGGCGGCGATTACGGCATCCTGTTCAACTGGCCTTACGTAGACTCCAACCGCATCAACAGTCTCCCTACCATCAATACCGACAGGGTACAGGACATGGTCAGGATACTGTATTACATCAACAGCACCATCCCCTCGCTGCAACTGGGCGGGAAAACAATGAACAACGTGCCCGTCAGTTATTGTAAAGACATCAACGATGTGGGCGTGTTCACAGAAATCGCCGGGTCTGTCGGTTATGAGGTATGGAAACAGTTCACCATCACCATCAATTACGGAAAGAAAGAGCTGTACCTGGAATGA